In Longimicrobium sp., the DNA window GCGGGCCCGCCGGTTCGGCCGCGACCTCACCGTGGCGCTGGCCGACCTGGACCACTTCAAGCAGGTCAACGACCGCTTCGGCCACGCCGCGGGCGACGCGGTGCTGCGCGAGGTGGGCCGCATCTTCCGCGAGGGCACGCGCCACGTGGACGTGGTGGGCCGCTACGGCGGCGAGGAGCTCGTCCTGCTGCTGGTGGAGACGCCGCCCGAGAAGGCCGCCGGCTGCTGCGAGAAGCTCCGCACCGCCGTCGAGTTGCACGACTGGACGGCGATCCACCCCGAGCTAGGTGTGACCGTCAGCATGGGCTTGGCGGGCAACCACGCGGTGGAATCGCCCGAAGCGCTGGTCGCCGCGGCGGACGCGCGGCTTTACGAGGCGAAGCGCGGCGGACGGAACCGGATCTGCTGCTGAAGGCGCTCCTTCATACGAGGGTTCGGGCTGCTCTCCATCGAGTGATTCGGTGTTCCGCGCGTGAGCGGAACACAGCGTGTCCCTTCATTCATTCCGTGACCATCCTGAATCGACAATGAATCCCACAGTCGACTCCGAGGCGGGAGCCGAGGGCCTCACGGAGCATCCTGATCCACGCACGGCCGTCGACGAGCTCGCGCGGCGAGCGTGGAACGCCCGCTTCACCAAAGCACAGGAAGGTGTCAGGCTGGCCGAGCAGGCCCTCGCACTGGCCAAGCGGGAAGGCTACTGGAGCGGCGTCGGGTACGCGCTGCTCAGTCGGGGCACCTGCCGCACCCTGTTGCTGGAGCACGGCGGCGCGCTCGCCGACCTCGAAGAAGCAGCCCGCATCTTCGAGGAAACCGGCGACCTCAGTGGGAAGGCAAGCGCGCTGAGCCGGATCGGTGACGTGCGCGTCCGCCTCTCCGAAAGCCTGGCCGCCCTGCCGCCGCTGCTCGAGGCGCTGCGGCTGCAGCGGGAGGCCGAAGATCGCCAGGGCGAGTCCATCACGCTCAATTTCCTGGGCAATCTATATTTCGGGCTCGACGAGTTCGCCCAGGCCCTGGAGTACTACCACCAGAGCCTTTCGATGAAGGAGGAACTGGGCGACGAGCAGGGCGTCTCCAGGTGTCTGAACAACATCGGCAACATCCACGCTCGCCGGGGCGAATACGGCGAAGCGACGGCGTACTACCAGCGGGCACTGGCCCTTCAGCGCGAGTTGGGAGATCTCCATCTCGAGGGGATCTTGCTGACCAACATCGGCGCGACCTGGGACGCGCAGGGCCATTACGACCGGGCGCTGGATTGCTACCGGACCGCGCTCGACGATGCGCGCCGGAACGGAGAGCGGCGCACCGAGTGTGATGCGCTGTGCAACCTCGGTGACTCCTTCCGCAAGCAGGGCGACCTGCCGCAGGCGCTCGCATACCTGGGCAAGGCCCTGGAAGCCAGCCACTCCACCGGGCTGAAGCTGGAGGAGACCGATGCGCTCCTCCGCCTGGGGCAGACGTTCGCCGCGGCCGGAGACGACGAGCGTGCCCGCGAGCACCTGTTCCGCGCGCTCGAGCTGGCGAGGCAGATCCAGGCCCGCGCGCCCGAGTCCGAAGTGGAGCGCGAGTTATCGGAACTCCATGAGCGGCGTGGCGACGCCGCGGCGGCGCTGGAGCACTTCAAGCGCCACCGCGAGGTCCAGGACGAGATCTCCAGCATCCAGTCCGAGAGGCGCATCCAGAGCATCCTGGTGCGGGCCGAGGTGGAGCGGACGCAGCGCGAAGCCAGGATTCTGCGCGAGAGCAACGAGGAGAAGACGCGCCTGCTGGAACAACTCCGCGAGCAGGCCGAAGAGCTGGACCGCCTCTCGCGCGTTGACGCGCTCACCGGCCTCTTCAACCGCCGCCACGTAGACGAGCGGCTCGCGCTGGAGTGGGAGCGTGCCCGCCGCTTCGGCCACGACCTCACCGTGGCGCTGGCCGACCTGGACCACTTCAAGCAGGTCAACGACCGCTTCGGCCACGCCGCGGGCGACGCGGTGCTGCGCGAGGTGGGCCGCATCTTCCGTGAGGGCACGCGCCACGTGGACGTGGTGGGCCGCTACGGCGGCGAGGAGCTCGTCCTGCTGCTGGTGGAGACCCCGCCCGACAGGGCCGCCGGCTGCTGCGAGAAGCTCCGCGCCGCCGTCGAAGCGCACGACTGGTCCGCGATCCACCCCGATCTGCGCGTGACCGTCAGCATGGGGCTGGCGGGAAACCATGACGCCGACTCACCCGAAGCGCAGATCGCCGCGGCGGACGCGCGGCTGTACGAGGCGAAGCGCGAGGGGCGGAACCGCGTCTCGGGCGTGTCAGCTTAAAGGTTGGCAGGGGTTGGTCGGAGATGATCCTCGCGCGTCCGCTCTGCACGCGCCGCTCGGATCTCCGACTCGATCTCTTCGCTGCTGAGCGTGCCGGTTCCGGTTTGGCGGGCGCGCTTCCGGATACGCGAGACGGCACGTCGCGCGCGCACTTGCCGGATGAACCGCTCCAGCTCGCGGATGCTGATAGATTTCATGACCAAGCTCCTGTAGCAGGATCATGCGACGATCCATGCTGCGACACAAGCGACGCAAATGAGTGGGATTGCAGTTCGGTGAAAGACAAGGCCATCTTCCAGGACGAGCGCGGGCGCGGGTGGCTCGTGGAGGTGATGTACGGGCACCCGGCGCCCACCGAGCGCGGGATCTACGCAGCGCGCTTCCGCTGCCCCGAAGACCCGGACGAGCCCGTACGCGTCGGCTTCGTGGAGATCGACGCCGTGGCGGGCGACGACGAGGAACTGCTCCGCGAGGCGCTGGCGATGTCCGACCCGGCGCGCGAGATCGGCTGAGCCGCGCACCGGGCACTGGGCACTGGGCACTTCGCACTTCGCACTTCGCACTCAGACGATCGGCGCACGCCCCGACCCGTAGGCGCGCGCCGCGTTTCGTTGTAGCTTACAGCGCATGAAGGCGCCCCCCTCTCCCCGGTCCGCCGTCGACCTCTTCCTGGCCCCCGCCGCCGCCGAGCGCATCCGCCGCGAGATCCAGCGCGCGCGCGGCAACGAGGTGTGCTTCGTCTGCCGGGTGGCCGAGGACGGCACGGTCGACGAGCCGCGCGCGCTGGCCCGCGGGCACGCCTCGGCCGTGCTGGCGCTGATCAGGGACCGCGAGCACGCCGGCGGGCTGCTGGTGCACAACCACCCCTCGGGCGTGCTGGAGCCCTCCGAGGCCGACTTCGCCGTGGCGCAGCGGCTGTGGGAGCAGGGGCTGGGCTTCGCCATCACCGACAACGACGCGGCCGAGCTGTACGTGGTGGTCGAGCCGCCCGACGAGGAGCGGGTCGAGCCGATCGACCTGGACTCGTTCGACGCCGACCTGGGCCCCGGCGGCCCCCTGGCGCTCCGCCACCCCCGCTACGAGGACCGCCCCCAGCAGCGCGAGCTGGCGCGGATGATCGGCGGGCTCTTCAACGAGGGCGGCGTGGGCGTGGCCGAGGCGGGGACGGGGACGGGGAAGTCGGTGGCCTACCTGCTGCCCGCCATCCGCTGGGCGCTCATGAACCGCGAGCGCACCGTCGTCTCCACCAACACCATCAACCTGCAGGAGCAGCTGGTCGACAAGGACCTGCCGCTGCTGCGCCGCGCCCTCGGCGAGCCGTTCAAGTACGCGCTGGTGAAGGGGCGCGCCAACTACGTCTCCATCCGCCGCGCGCTGCAGGCCAAGGCCGGCGCCGCCTCGCTCTTCGACACGGCGAGGCAGGCGGAGCTCAAGGGGATCGTCGACTGGATCCAGACGACGAAGGACGGCTCGCTCTCGGACCTCTCCTTCCGCCCCTCGGGCGAGGTGTGGGACGAGGTGGCCTCGGAGACCGACGTGTGCCTGCGGATGAAGTGCCCGCACTTCGAGGAGTGCTTCTACCAGCGCGCCCGGCGCGAGGCTTCGGCGGCCGACGTGCTGGTGGTCAACCACCACCTCCTCTTCTCGGACCTGGCGGTGCGCCGGGCGCTGGGGAACTACACCGCCCCCGCCGTGCTCCCGCAGTACCGCCGCCTGATCCTGGACGAGGCGCACAACCTGGAGGAGGCCGCCACCAGCCACCTGGGCGCGCGCGTGTCCCGCCGCGGGCTCTTCCGGACGCTGCGCCGGCTGGAGAACCGCGGCAAGGGGCTGATCCCCACCTTCGCGGGGGCGCTCAGGGCGGTGCGCAACGACCTGATCGCGCGCAGCGCCCTGGACGTGATCGACGAGCGCATCCTCCCCGCGCTCGACCGCTCGCGCGAGCGCGCCGGGAGCGTCTTCAGCTTCCTGAACGACGTCTTCAGCGAGCGCGAGGAGACGATCCGGCTGGAGGACAGTTTCTCGGCGCACCCGGTGTGGCCGCTGGGGCTGGACGACGCGCTCACCGGGTTGCTGGACAACCTGGCCGGGCTGCTGGAGGGGATGGAGCTCCTGCGCGAGCGGGTGACGGTGGACGAGGAGCTCAAGCGCCACCTGGAGCCGCAGCTGGTGGAGCTACGCGGCGGCGCCAACCGCGTGCAGGCCGCCTCCGACGCGCTGCGTAACGCCCTGCGCCCGGGCCCCGACGACCTGCAGCTGGTGCGCTGGATGGAGCGCCAGGCCGAGCGCGCCGACCGCGAGGCGAACCTGACGCTGAACGCGGCCCCGCTCGACCTCTCGGCCGTGCTGCGCGAGTCGCTCTTCGAGCAGGTGCCCACCGTCGTCCTCACCTCGGCCACGCTGGCCACGCAGGGGAACTTCCGCTTCATCCGCCAGCGGCTGGGGCTCTCCAGCGCCTTCGCCGAGGAGACGCGGGTGGAGGAGGCGATCTACCCCTCGCCGTTCGACTTCGGGCGCCAGTCGCTGCTGGCGGTGCCGCTGGACCTGCCGCTGCCGGCCGGCGAGCACGACCCGCGGCACGACGAGGCCACGGTGCGCGCCACCATCGAGCACGCGAAGATCAGCGACGGCGGCCTGTTCGTGCTCTTCACCAGCTACCGGGCGCTGCGGCACGTGGCCGCGGAGCTGCGCCGGCGCGGGGCGGACCGCGACTGGCCGCTCTTCGTGCACGGCGAGGCGCCCCGGGCGCAGCTGGTGGCCCGCTTCGCCGCGTCGGGGCGGGGGATCCTGCTGGGGACCACGAGCTTCTGGGAGGGGGTGGACGTCCCCGGGCAGCCGCTGCGGGGGCTGGTGATCCCCAAGCTGCCGTTCAAGGTGCCCACCGAGCCGGTGACGGCGGCGCGCATCGAGGCGATCGAGGCGGCGGGGGGCAACTCGTTCCTCTCGTACATGCTCCCGCACGCGGCGATCCGGCTCAAGCAGGGCTTCGGCCGGCTGATCCGCTCGCGCGACGACCACGGGGCGGTGCTGATCCTGGACGGGAGGATCGTCCGCAAGAGCTACGGGCGCTATTTTCTCGACTCGCTCCCCCCCGCCCCGCTGGTGAAGGGCCCCTGGCGGGTGGTGAAGGACGCGATGCTGCGCTTCTACGGCGAGTGGTCGGGCCAGCGCGCGGCGGGGTGAGCGCGCACAAATCGCGGGTTGTGGGGTAAGCGCGTCGCCGCGGGACCGGCCGGGACTTCCGGCCGGTCCGCTTCGTACCGAGATCTCGACCGTCCGTAGCCGTGGATCTGCCCCGTCCCTCCAAGATCGTCTGCGTCGGCAGGAACTACGTGGAGCACGCGCGCGAGCTGGGGAACGAGGTCCCCGAGCGCCCGCTCCTCTTCCTGAAGCCGCCCTCGGCGCTGCTGGCGGGCGGCGAGCCGATCGTCCTGCCGCCCGAGTCGAGCCGCGTGGAGCACGAGGGGGAGATCGCGGTGGTGATCGGCCGCCGCGCCCGCCGCGTGAGCGCCGAAGAGGCGTGGGACCACGTCGCCGGGATCGCGCCGCTCAACGACGTCACCGCGCGCGACCTGCAGAAGACGGACGGCCAGTGGACGCGGGCGAAGGGCTTCGACACCTTCTGCCCGCTCGGAACGATGGTCCCGCTGGACGGGATCGACCGCGACGCGCTGGAGGTGGTCTGCCGGGTGAACGGCGAGGAGCGCCAGCGCGGCCGCGTGTCGGAGATGACGTTCCCGGTCCCCGCGCTCATCGCGTACATCTCGGGGATCATGACGCTGGAGCCGGGGGACGTGATCGCCACGGGGACGCCGGCCGGCGTCGGCCCGCTCCGGGACGGCGACGTCGTCGAGGTCGAGATCCCCGGCGTCGGCACGATCCGCAACCCGGTGCGCTCGGCGGGATGAGGAGCGGCGCAGCCGCTCCCGCGTGAGGGATGCGCGCCCGGAGGGCCGGGACGGCGCCGCCACACGGGGTATCGTGGCGGCGCTGGCCCGGCGCGGTTGGGCACAGTCGTATCGTGCCCTACCGCGCGCGCAGCCCGGCCCGGAGCGCAGCGGAGGGACACGCCCGGAACCGCAGTGCGTTAGTCCTTAGTGTTTTAGTCCCTGGCACTAAGCACTAAAACACTAAGGACTAAGCACTTCGCACTTCGCACTCGAGGGGGACCCCCTGCACTACGCAAAAATGAACCGGCGTCGCCCCCTGGCCGTGGCGCTCGTCGCCGTGGTGGCCGCGGACTGGATCACCAAGTTCCTGGTGCAGAACCACTTCCACATCGGCAGCCTGCACCCGGTGGTGGACGGCTGGGTGTGGCTGGCGCACCGCCGCAACCCCTGCGTGGCCTTCTCGTTCTGCCCCCCCGCGCCCGCCGGCTGGGAGCTGGTGGTGCTCCTGCTGGCCAGCCTGGCCGGCATCGCCGTGGCGGGGACGATCCTGGCCAAAACGCGCGACGCCGCCACCCGCGTGGCCGCCGGCCTGGTGATCGCCGGGGCGGTGGGGAACCTGGGCGACCGCCTGATGAACGGCGCGGTGACCGACTTCATCGTGATCCGCTTCTTCCCGTACGTGTTCAACGTGGCCGACGTGGCGATCACCGCGGGGGCGATCCTGCTGGCGCTGCGCATGTTCTTCGAGGAGCCGCACGGCGGCTCCGCCTCCACCCCGGCGCCCTCATGACCGCGACGACCGTGACGCCGACCGTGATGCCGACCGCGATGCCGACGCCGAACCGCCGCATCCAGGCGCTGCCCCCGTACCCGCTCACCGACGTCCCCGGCATCAAGCGCGACCTGCGCGCGCGAGGCGTCGACGTGATCGACCTGGGCGCGGGCGACGCCGACCTGGCCCCCCCGCCCGCGGTGGTCGCCGCGCTGCAGCAGGCCGCCTGCGACCCGGCCAACTCGCGCTACCCCTTCCAGCTGGGCCTGGTGGAGTTCCGCGAAGAGATCGCGCGCTGGATGGGGACGCGCTTCGGCGTGGAGGTGGACCCCATGCGCGAGCTGGGGCTCCTGATCGGCTCCAAGGAGGGGATCTACCACCTCCCCTTCGCCTTCCTGGAGCCCGGCGACGCGGCCATCGTCCCCGACCCCGGCTACGCGGCGTACCTGGGCGGCACCGTGCTGGCCGGCGGCGTGCCGCACCTAGTGCCGCTGCGCCCCGAGCACGACTTCCTCGTTCCCCTCGACGAGCTGCCGGCTGACGTGGTGCGCCGCGCGCGCATCCTCTACCTCAACTACCCGAACAACCCCACCGCGGCGTGCGCCCCGCGCGAGTACCTGGAGCGGGCCGTGGCCTGGTGCCGCGAGCACGGGGTGATCCTGGCGTACGACAACGCCTACTCCGAGCTCGCCTTCGACGGCTACCGCCCGCCGTCGATCCTGGAGATCCCCGGCGCGCGCGAGGTGGCGGTCGAGTTCCACTCGCTCTCCAAGACGTACAACATGACCGGGTGGCGGATCGGCTGGGCGGTGGGCAGCCCCGACCTGGTCTCGGCCGTGGTGAGGGTGAAGACCTTCTGCGACACGGGCGTGCCGCTCGCCATCCAGCACGCGGGGGTGGCGGCGCTGCGCTCGCACGCCGACTGGGTGCCGCAGAACGTGGCCACCTTCCAGCGCCGCCGCGACGCCGCCTGGCAGGCGCTCACCGACGCCGGCATCGACCTCCCCAGGCCCGCCGCCAGCATGTACCTGTGGGTGCCGCTCCCGGAGGGCGTGGAGAGCGAGCCGTGGGCGCGGCGGCTACTGCTGGAGCAGGGCGTGGCCGTGCTCCCCGGGAAGAGCCTCGGGGCGGGCGGCGAGGGCTTCTTCCGCATCGCGCTCACCTGCTCGGAGGACCGCCTCCGCCAGGCCGCCGCCCGCATCGCGCACATGCTCTGACCCGCTTCGGGCGCGCTCGTACGAGTGCCTGAAGACACTCGCTGGAACCACGGAAAGCCTCGCAAACCCCGCGAGGCTTCAACCGTGCACCCCACTTCGTGCCGCGCCTGGTTTCGTTGCGCGAAGCGCCGAAGTCCCTCCCCTGAAGTTCGGGGGAGGGACAGGCGCCTCGAGCGCCAGGGCGGGGGCCGTCCGCCCCCGCGCCGACGCTCGTCCTTCGCTCCGCATCCTCCCGCCACATCTCCGGCTCATTAAGCCGCAGCGCCTTCCGGAACCGAACCTGCGGGGGCGAGTAGAAACGACCCTATGACGCCCGCCACGCTGACCGCGCCCGCAGCTCCCGAGGCTCCGCCGCCCGAGGCGAAGCTCCGCGTGGCCGTATCCGTCATCGTCCCCCGCGCCCCGCTCACCCGCTCGCCTCGCCGCGACCCCACCGGCCGCCCCACCCGCAACGCGCTGCTCGCCTCCGTCGCGCTGCACCTGCTGCTGGCGCTGGCGTTCCTGCTGGCGCCCGCGCGCCGGGAGCGCACCGACCCCGCGCTGCAGCCGCGGACGCTGGAGCTGGTGCAGTACCTGGACGTCGGCGAGTGGCCGGAGAGCGCGGGCGAGGGAGCGGCCG includes these proteins:
- a CDS encoding helicase C-terminal domain-containing protein, yielding MKAPPSPRSAVDLFLAPAAAERIRREIQRARGNEVCFVCRVAEDGTVDEPRALARGHASAVLALIRDREHAGGLLVHNHPSGVLEPSEADFAVAQRLWEQGLGFAITDNDAAELYVVVEPPDEERVEPIDLDSFDADLGPGGPLALRHPRYEDRPQQRELARMIGGLFNEGGVGVAEAGTGTGKSVAYLLPAIRWALMNRERTVVSTNTINLQEQLVDKDLPLLRRALGEPFKYALVKGRANYVSIRRALQAKAGAASLFDTARQAELKGIVDWIQTTKDGSLSDLSFRPSGEVWDEVASETDVCLRMKCPHFEECFYQRARREASAADVLVVNHHLLFSDLAVRRALGNYTAPAVLPQYRRLILDEAHNLEEAATSHLGARVSRRGLFRTLRRLENRGKGLIPTFAGALRAVRNDLIARSALDVIDERILPALDRSRERAGSVFSFLNDVFSEREETIRLEDSFSAHPVWPLGLDDALTGLLDNLAGLLEGMELLRERVTVDEELKRHLEPQLVELRGGANRVQAASDALRNALRPGPDDLQLVRWMERQAERADREANLTLNAAPLDLSAVLRESLFEQVPTVVLTSATLATQGNFRFIRQRLGLSSAFAEETRVEEAIYPSPFDFGRQSLLAVPLDLPLPAGEHDPRHDEATVRATIEHAKISDGGLFVLFTSYRALRHVAAELRRRGADRDWPLFVHGEAPRAQLVARFAASGRGILLGTTSFWEGVDVPGQPLRGLVIPKLPFKVPTEPVTAARIEAIEAAGGNSFLSYMLPHAAIRLKQGFGRLIRSRDDHGAVLILDGRIVRKSYGRYFLDSLPPAPLVKGPWRVVKDAMLRFYGEWSGQRAAG
- a CDS encoding diguanylate cyclase, which codes for MNPTVDSEAGAEGLTEHPDPRTAVDELARRAWNARFTKAQEGVRLAEQALALAKREGYWSGVGYALLSRGTCRTLLLEHGGALADLEEAARIFEETGDLSGKASALSRIGDVRVRLSESLAALPPLLEALRLQREAEDRQGESITLNFLGNLYFGLDEFAQALEYYHQSLSMKEELGDEQGVSRCLNNIGNIHARRGEYGEATAYYQRALALQRELGDLHLEGILLTNIGATWDAQGHYDRALDCYRTALDDARRNGERRTECDALCNLGDSFRKQGDLPQALAYLGKALEASHSTGLKLEETDALLRLGQTFAAAGDDERAREHLFRALELARQIQARAPESEVERELSELHERRGDAAAALEHFKRHREVQDEISSIQSERRIQSILVRAEVERTQREARILRESNEEKTRLLEQLREQAEELDRLSRVDALTGLFNRRHVDERLALEWERARRFGHDLTVALADLDHFKQVNDRFGHAAGDAVLREVGRIFREGTRHVDVVGRYGGEELVLLLVETPPDRAAGCCEKLRAAVEAHDWSAIHPDLRVTVSMGLAGNHDADSPEAQIAAADARLYEAKREGRNRVSGVSA
- a CDS encoding fumarylacetoacetate hydrolase family protein, coding for MDLPRPSKIVCVGRNYVEHARELGNEVPERPLLFLKPPSALLAGGEPIVLPPESSRVEHEGEIAVVIGRRARRVSAEEAWDHVAGIAPLNDVTARDLQKTDGQWTRAKGFDTFCPLGTMVPLDGIDRDALEVVCRVNGEERQRGRVSEMTFPVPALIAYISGIMTLEPGDVIATGTPAGVGPLRDGDVVEVEIPGVGTIRNPVRSAG
- the lspA gene encoding signal peptidase II, which gives rise to MNRRRPLAVALVAVVAADWITKFLVQNHFHIGSLHPVVDGWVWLAHRRNPCVAFSFCPPAPAGWELVVLLLASLAGIAVAGTILAKTRDAATRVAAGLVIAGAVGNLGDRLMNGAVTDFIVIRFFPYVFNVADVAITAGAILLALRMFFEEPHGGSASTPAPS
- a CDS encoding aminotransferase class I/II-fold pyridoxal phosphate-dependent enzyme — protein: MTATTVTPTVMPTAMPTPNRRIQALPPYPLTDVPGIKRDLRARGVDVIDLGAGDADLAPPPAVVAALQQAACDPANSRYPFQLGLVEFREEIARWMGTRFGVEVDPMRELGLLIGSKEGIYHLPFAFLEPGDAAIVPDPGYAAYLGGTVLAGGVPHLVPLRPEHDFLVPLDELPADVVRRARILYLNYPNNPTAACAPREYLERAVAWCREHGVILAYDNAYSELAFDGYRPPSILEIPGAREVAVEFHSLSKTYNMTGWRIGWAVGSPDLVSAVVRVKTFCDTGVPLAIQHAGVAALRSHADWVPQNVATFQRRRDAAWQALTDAGIDLPRPAASMYLWVPLPEGVESEPWARRLLLEQGVAVLPGKSLGAGGEGFFRIALTCSEDRLRQAAARIAHML